One segment of Vibrio gazogenes DNA contains the following:
- a CDS encoding 3-deoxy-7-phosphoheptulonate synthase — translation MKLNHMKTDELRTEPLGHMPTPEQLRSQSPVSAAVGQHISQSRHEIEAILHGRDHRLLVITGPCSIHDPKAALDYAQRLNVLRERYADNLLIVMRTYFEKPRTVVGWKGLITDPYLDGRYALEEGLSKAREVLLAINQLGLPTATEFLDMITGQYIADLISWGAIGARTTESQIHREMASALSCPVGFKNATNGNVKVAVDAIRAAKSSHYFYSPDRQGRMTVYRTSGNPYGHVILRGGENGPNFDSQSVQQACAQLESHHLSPRVVIDFSHANCQKQHKRQLTVAEDICQQIRRGSDQIAGIMAESFIEEGQQPIASLDQLTYGMSITDPCLSWADTEQMITQLNAAIQDRNNNKR, via the coding sequence ATGAAATTAAATCATATGAAAACCGACGAATTAAGAACAGAGCCTTTAGGGCATATGCCAACCCCCGAACAATTGCGATCACAGTCTCCTGTCAGTGCTGCCGTTGGCCAGCATATTTCACAAAGTCGCCATGAAATCGAAGCCATTTTACATGGTAGAGATCATCGGCTTTTAGTCATCACCGGCCCATGCTCGATTCATGACCCGAAGGCCGCTCTGGATTACGCACAACGCTTGAATGTTCTTCGCGAGCGTTATGCGGATAATTTACTGATTGTGATGCGGACCTACTTTGAAAAACCGAGGACTGTTGTCGGTTGGAAAGGATTAATCACGGACCCGTATCTGGATGGTCGTTATGCACTCGAAGAAGGATTAAGCAAAGCTCGTGAAGTCTTACTGGCGATTAATCAACTTGGATTGCCAACTGCAACTGAATTTCTGGATATGATTACCGGTCAATACATTGCCGATCTGATCTCTTGGGGAGCCATCGGAGCCAGAACGACAGAATCTCAAATTCATCGGGAAATGGCTTCGGCACTATCCTGCCCCGTCGGTTTCAAAAATGCGACCAACGGCAATGTCAAAGTTGCAGTTGATGCAATTCGAGCTGCCAAATCGTCCCATTATTTTTACTCGCCGGATCGGCAAGGTCGAATGACCGTTTACCGAACCAGTGGCAATCCTTATGGACATGTCATTCTTCGCGGTGGTGAAAACGGGCCGAACTTTGACAGCCAGTCTGTTCAACAAGCTTGTGCTCAATTAGAATCACACCATTTGTCTCCGCGGGTTGTCATCGATTTCAGCCATGCGAACTGCCAGAAACAACATAAACGTCAGTTGACCGTTGCTGAAGATATCTGCCAGCAAATTCGTCGCGGAAGTGATCAAATTGCGGGAATTATGGCCGAGAGTTTCATCGAAGAAGGTCAGCAGCCAATTGCCTCGCTTGACCAACTGACATATGGCATGTCGATTACCGACCCATGCCTGAGCTGGGCAGATACCGAGCAGATGATCACCCAACTGAACGCTGCGATACAAGACAGAAATAACAACAAACGATAA
- a CDS encoding CvfB family protein — MINIGQINQLEILRETDFGVFLDAKDYGTVMLPKKLMRQPVEIGASVDVFLYFDSDSQLAATTETPVACVGEWGMMKVVGVNQTGAFVNWGIHEKDLLIPFSEQRGRLTAEQSILVYVYIDKASGRIVGTTKFNKWLDKTPASYTLNQKVDLLVAERSALGYKVIINGQHWGMLFQSDVFGKVFVGKKLKGFVKQIRDDGKIDISLQKLGVAKLDELSGKIIEQLRQKGGFLPLGDKSSPEAIFDAFRTSKGTYKKTIGQLYKQGMIEIEANGIRLVDDAE; from the coding sequence ATGATTAATATTGGACAAATCAATCAGCTAGAGATTTTACGGGAAACGGACTTTGGTGTGTTTCTCGATGCCAAAGATTATGGCACGGTCATGTTGCCGAAGAAGCTGATGCGTCAACCGGTTGAGATTGGTGCATCAGTGGATGTTTTTTTGTATTTCGATTCTGACAGTCAGCTTGCAGCAACAACGGAAACGCCGGTTGCTTGTGTTGGTGAATGGGGCATGATGAAAGTGGTTGGTGTCAATCAAACGGGTGCTTTTGTCAATTGGGGAATTCATGAGAAAGATCTATTGATTCCTTTTAGTGAACAGCGTGGACGGCTTACCGCTGAACAATCCATTTTGGTTTATGTTTATATAGATAAAGCCTCCGGACGGATTGTCGGGACAACGAAATTCAATAAGTGGCTGGATAAAACACCGGCTTCGTATACCCTGAATCAGAAAGTTGATTTGTTGGTCGCAGAACGTTCCGCTTTGGGATACAAAGTGATCATCAATGGCCAACACTGGGGAATGCTGTTTCAGTCGGATGTCTTTGGCAAAGTGTTTGTCGGTAAAAAACTGAAAGGGTTTGTGAAACAGATTCGTGATGATGGCAAAATTGACATTTCCCTGCAAAAGCTTGGTGTTGCAAAACTTGATGAATTGAGTGGCAAAATTATAGAGCAGCTCCGTCAAAAAGGTGGTTTTTTGCCGCTGGGGGATAAGTCTTCACCAGAAGCAATTTTCGACGCTTTCCGGACCAGTAAAGGTACCTATAAAAAGACAATTGGCCAGCTTTATAAACAAGGTATGATTGAGATTGAAGCCAATGGTATTCGATTGGTTGATGATGCTGAATAA
- the rsmF gene encoding 16S rRNA (cytosine(1407)-C(5))-methyltransferase RsmF, whose amino-acid sequence MHTNIYLPDEFLRTIEQILPSQLTMDDFIAACQRPLRKSIRVNTLKISVADFCQRAEENGWRLTPIPWCPEGFWVEPEDFTTPIGNTFEHMTGLFYIQEASSMMPVSALFHQQETAFESVLDMAAAPGSKTTQIAALMNNEGIIVANEFSASRTKALYSNIERCGIRNSALTTFDGRVFGEWLPEQFDAVLIDAPCSGEGTVRKDPDAMKNWSPASIAAIAETQKALIESAFYALKPGGILVYSTCTLSREENQNICYHLKQVFGDAVTFESLASLFPQAQSALTEEGFLHIFPQIYDCEGFFVARIRKTASVPTPQITKRLGKFPFSKATHKQCQSISEALKQSLDIDLPARSRIWLRDNEVWLFPEALEPMIGRFKFSRMGIKLAEAHKKGYRWQHQVVTALTSGHETKAITLSLEDARQWFMGKDIRPEQTEAGQGEVLVQYQGVFLGLGKWVGNRIKNSLPRELVRDGNLF is encoded by the coding sequence TTGCACACGAATATTTATTTGCCGGATGAATTTCTGCGGACGATTGAACAGATACTGCCATCTCAACTCACGATGGATGATTTTATTGCCGCCTGTCAGCGACCGCTGCGCAAGAGTATTCGCGTCAATACCCTGAAAATATCTGTTGCTGATTTTTGCCAGCGTGCCGAAGAAAATGGCTGGCGCCTGACCCCGATTCCTTGGTGTCCGGAGGGATTTTGGGTTGAGCCGGAAGATTTTACTACACCAATAGGTAATACCTTCGAACATATGACCGGCTTGTTTTATATTCAGGAAGCCAGTTCAATGATGCCTGTCAGTGCATTATTTCATCAGCAGGAAACAGCTTTTGAATCAGTATTGGATATGGCAGCAGCACCGGGCTCGAAAACAACTCAGATTGCTGCTCTCATGAATAATGAAGGCATTATTGTTGCCAACGAGTTTTCCGCCAGTCGGACCAAAGCCCTCTACTCAAACATTGAACGATGTGGTATCAGAAACAGTGCTCTCACAACATTTGACGGCCGGGTTTTCGGTGAATGGCTTCCCGAGCAATTTGACGCGGTATTAATTGATGCGCCTTGCTCCGGAGAAGGTACGGTACGCAAAGATCCGGATGCGATGAAAAACTGGAGCCCGGCATCGATTGCAGCAATTGCCGAGACGCAAAAAGCATTGATTGAAAGTGCTTTCTACGCTTTAAAACCGGGAGGCATTCTCGTCTACTCAACCTGTACATTGAGTCGAGAGGAAAACCAGAATATCTGTTATCATCTGAAACAAGTTTTTGGTGACGCCGTCACATTTGAGTCTTTAGCATCCCTCTTTCCACAAGCTCAATCAGCATTGACCGAAGAAGGCTTCCTACATATATTCCCGCAAATTTATGACTGTGAAGGTTTCTTTGTTGCTCGCATCCGTAAAACGGCTTCCGTGCCGACACCTCAAATCACAAAACGGCTCGGAAAGTTTCCCTTCAGTAAAGCAACTCACAAGCAGTGCCAGAGTATCAGTGAGGCGTTAAAGCAATCACTGGATATTGACCTTCCGGCACGCAGTCGGATTTGGCTTCGTGATAATGAAGTATGGCTCTTTCCTGAAGCTTTAGAGCCGATGATCGGCCGATTCAAATTCTCCCGGATGGGCATCAAGCTGGCTGAAGCACACAAAAAAGGCTATCGCTGGCAACATCAAGTTGTAACCGCTCTGACATCTGGACATGAAACCAAAGCGATCACTCTCTCACTGGAAGACGCTCGCCAATGGTTTATGGGCAAAGATATTCGTCCGGAACAGACTGAAGCCGGCCAAGGCGAAGTTTTGGTTCAATATCAAGGTGTCTTTCTTGGACTGGGGAAATGGGTCGGTAACCGGATTAAAAATAGCCTGCCAAGGGAGCTGGTAAGAGATGGTAATTTGTTTTAA
- a CDS encoding GAF domain-containing protein has product MELEQYRLLTKQAVTFIGSETNLVANLANLSALLNMEMTDINWVGFYLLEGDELVLGPFQGKPACIRIPVGRGVCGTAIETNSVQRIDDVHAFDGHIACDADSRSELVIPFSIHGQLRGVLDIDSPSKGRFSEVDEQGLTEMMDQIEKLFNSQTNETLFTV; this is encoded by the coding sequence ATGGAACTTGAACAGTATCGACTTTTAACAAAACAGGCCGTGACATTCATTGGTTCTGAAACCAACCTAGTGGCTAACTTGGCAAATTTATCAGCGCTTCTGAATATGGAAATGACCGACATCAACTGGGTGGGGTTTTATCTGTTAGAAGGTGATGAACTCGTATTGGGGCCGTTCCAAGGTAAACCTGCTTGTATTCGAATCCCTGTCGGTCGCGGTGTCTGTGGAACTGCGATTGAGACGAATAGCGTCCAACGGATTGATGATGTGCATGCATTTGACGGGCACATTGCTTGTGATGCCGATAGCCGCTCCGAGTTGGTGATCCCTTTTTCGATTCACGGTCAATTGCGTGGGGTATTGGATATTGACAGCCCGAGCAAAGGACGATTTTCCGAAGTTGACGAACAAGGTCTAACAGAAATGATGGATCAGATAGAAAAGCTGTTTAATTCACAGACTAACGAGACATTATTTACAGTCTGA
- the proQ gene encoding RNA chaperone ProQ has translation MENTEKLKNSKEVIAYIAECFPKCFTLEGEAKPLKIGIFQDLVERLEGDPKVSKTQLRAALRQYTSSWRYLHGVKPGAERVDLDGNPCGTLEQEHVEHAQTTLAESKAKVQARRKEKQKQEKNNAQPKTRKPNPKAKTVKRAQEKTVPARALNADELSVGRQVKVTMGKGNMAATIVEINKEDVRVQLGNGLQMVIKAEHLSA, from the coding sequence ATGGAAAACACTGAAAAGTTAAAAAACAGCAAAGAAGTCATTGCATATATTGCTGAATGTTTCCCAAAATGCTTCACATTAGAAGGTGAAGCTAAGCCACTGAAAATTGGTATTTTTCAAGATCTTGTTGAACGTCTGGAAGGTGATCCGAAGGTGAGTAAAACTCAACTTCGTGCAGCATTAAGACAATACACCTCTTCATGGCGTTATCTGCATGGGGTAAAGCCTGGTGCCGAACGAGTTGACTTAGATGGGAATCCATGTGGTACATTAGAACAAGAACATGTCGAACATGCCCAGACTACGCTGGCCGAGAGTAAGGCAAAAGTTCAGGCTCGACGCAAAGAAAAACAGAAACAAGAAAAGAATAATGCACAGCCTAAAACTAGGAAGCCAAATCCTAAGGCAAAAACGGTAAAACGTGCTCAGGAAAAAACTGTACCAGCCCGGGCGTTGAATGCTGATGAACTAAGTGTGGGTCGTCAGGTCAAAGTCACCATGGGTAAAGGCAACATGGCTGCGACCATTGTTGAGATCAATAAGGAAGATGTGCGCGTACAGCTTGGAAATGGCCTGCAAATGGTCATCAAAGCGGAGCACTTAAGCGCATAA